CCATCCGATTATATAGAGTTGAGAAGGATAGAGATGAACATAGAGCTGTCTCTTATGATCCAGAAGTGTTAAGTACTTCATTAGAATTGGAACTAGGGGTTAGATAGTAGCCAAAGTGAATATCACGTCTTCAAAATTGATTGCTGTTGAGGGAAGAGATGAAAAAAATTTCATTGAGGCCTTCTTCAAACATCTTAATATTTCCAATACTCAGGTTTTAGATGTTGCTGGTAAAGATAACTTTAGTCTAATACTACCAGCTATCTCAAAAACTCCAGGATTCAATAGTGTAGTTAAATTTGGAATCATCCGAGATGCTGATGATAGTGTGGAAAACGCTTTCAAAAGCATTCTTGGTGCTCTAAATAAAGCCAGTCTGACTCAGCCTGATTCTTTAAGTACTTTCACAGATTCTACACCATCTGTTGGCGTCTATATCATGCCTGACAATACTCAAAAGGGTATGCTTGAAGATTTATGCCTCTCCTCGGTTATAGATGAAGATAATGAGAAGTGCTTGAATGAATTTTTCAATTGCGTTGACACCAATAGTATCCGCAATATTTCTAAAGCTAAAGTTCAAGCTTATTTATCAACCCAACCTGAAGTAGTTTCAAGTGTGGGTCTAGCCGCGAAGAAAGGGTATTGGAACTTTACTAATCCATGTTTTGATGACCTAAAGTCATTTCTATTGAACTTTAAATAGTATCAACACTCATTCTCGATTAGAAATCAAACTTACGGTTTACCAACGCATTGGTAGCTTTGTAGAAGATACGCATAAACTTCTGTTCTACGGGGAGGCTACCCACGTTTCGTTCAGCTCGGTTTAGTTCCTCATCGTACAACACATAAT
This region of Tunicatimonas pelagia genomic DNA includes:
- a CDS encoding DUF3226 domain-containing protein, yielding MNITSSKLIAVEGRDEKNFIEAFFKHLNISNTQVLDVAGKDNFSLILPAISKTPGFNSVVKFGIIRDADDSVENAFKSILGALNKASLTQPDSLSTFTDSTPSVGVYIMPDNTQKGMLEDLCLSSVIDEDNEKCLNEFFNCVDTNSIRNISKAKVQAYLSTQPEVVSSVGLAAKKGYWNFTNPCFDDLKSFLLNFK